The proteins below come from a single Candidatus Methylomirabilota bacterium genomic window:
- the asnB gene encoding asparagine synthase (glutamine-hydrolyzing): MCGIAGYVGGAPPELLAAMLGTLEHRGPDGAGTHEEPGVGLGVTRLAIIDLAGGGQPMTNEDGSLWVAFNGEIYNHRELRPGLEARGHRFRSRSDTEVILHLFEETGERCVEALRGMFAFALWDSRRRRLFLGRDRLGKKPLYYWHRNGLFLFASEIKALLRAPAVSRSLDGDAFHHYLAFGYTPGDRSIFAGIAKLPPAHTATLADGRLAVRRYWALPEGEAGGGRPPSRHDVAAAVRHGVREAVRDRLESDVPLGVFLSGGIDSSAVVASMREVTGRPITTFSVGFGAAAPSYDELPYARLVARRFETDHHEEILEPKVVDLLPAIVQHFDEPFADSSAVPTFAVAQATAHHVKVALSGVGGDETFGGYPRYLGVRLSERYRRLPRWLQARAEPVMLRLARETDASPNWGDWARRFVTGAGRPLPDRYLGWTRFFDEADLRSLATPALREHWRVEVEAVQRAAFAAHGHGDPVDGAFRVDLSTYLPEDLLVMADRMSMAHSLELRAPFCDHRLVEQSLAIAPAVKLPGLRLKGLLKRAFADVLPRAVLSRRKQGFMIPLGRWLRTDLRDLVDDCLAPERVRARGLFACAAVDDLVREHRAGVRGHADRLWTLVVAELWMRQYLDINGLWTLS, translated from the coding sequence ATGTGTGGGATCGCGGGCTACGTGGGGGGGGCGCCGCCGGAGCTGCTGGCGGCCATGCTCGGCACCCTCGAGCACCGCGGGCCGGACGGGGCCGGGACCCACGAGGAGCCCGGAGTCGGCCTCGGCGTCACCCGGCTGGCGATCATCGATCTGGCCGGCGGGGGCCAGCCCATGACCAACGAGGACGGCTCCCTCTGGGTCGCCTTCAACGGGGAGATCTACAACCACCGTGAGCTGCGACCCGGCCTCGAGGCCAGGGGTCACCGCTTCCGGAGTCGGAGCGATACCGAGGTGATCCTGCACCTCTTCGAGGAAACGGGGGAGCGCTGCGTGGAGGCGCTCCGCGGCATGTTCGCCTTCGCCCTCTGGGACTCGCGGCGGCGCCGGCTGTTCCTGGGGCGCGACCGCCTGGGCAAGAAGCCGCTCTACTACTGGCACCGGAACGGGCTCTTCCTCTTCGCGTCGGAGATCAAGGCGCTCTTGCGGGCCCCGGCCGTGTCGCGGAGCCTCGACGGGGACGCGTTCCATCACTACCTCGCCTTCGGCTACACCCCCGGTGACCGCTCGATCTTCGCCGGCATCGCCAAGCTCCCCCCTGCCCACACCGCGACGCTCGCCGACGGCCGTCTGGCCGTTCGCCGGTACTGGGCGCTGCCGGAGGGTGAGGCCGGGGGGGGGCGCCCCCCTTCGCGGCACGACGTCGCGGCCGCCGTGCGGCACGGAGTGCGCGAAGCCGTCCGCGATCGGCTGGAGAGCGACGTCCCGCTCGGCGTGTTCCTCAGCGGGGGGATCGATTCGAGCGCCGTGGTGGCGAGCATGCGGGAGGTCACCGGCCGGCCGATCACCACGTTCTCGGTGGGCTTCGGCGCGGCGGCGCCGTCGTACGACGAGCTCCCGTACGCCCGCCTGGTGGCCCGACGGTTCGAGACCGACCACCACGAGGAGATCCTCGAGCCCAAGGTCGTGGACCTCCTGCCGGCGATCGTGCAGCACTTCGACGAGCCCTTCGCCGACTCGTCGGCGGTTCCCACCTTCGCCGTGGCCCAGGCCACGGCCCACCACGTCAAGGTCGCGCTATCCGGGGTCGGGGGCGACGAGACCTTCGGCGGATACCCGCGCTATCTCGGGGTCCGGCTCTCCGAGCGGTACCGGCGCCTGCCGCGGTGGCTCCAGGCCCGCGCCGAGCCGGTGATGCTCCGCCTCGCCCGGGAGACCGACGCGAGCCCGAACTGGGGCGACTGGGCACGGCGCTTCGTGACCGGCGCCGGGCGGCCGCTCCCCGATCGGTACCTGGGATGGACCCGGTTCTTCGACGAGGCGGACCTCCGGAGCCTGGCCACGCCCGCTCTCCGCGAGCACTGGCGGGTCGAGGTGGAGGCGGTCCAGCGCGCCGCGTTCGCCGCCCACGGCCACGGTGACCCCGTGGATGGGGCCTTTCGCGTCGACCTCAGCACGTATCTGCCCGAGGACCTCCTGGTGATGGCCGACCGGATGAGCATGGCCCACTCGCTGGAGCTCCGGGCACCCTTCTGCGACCATCGGCTCGTCGAACAGAGCCTGGCCATCGCGCCGGCGGTGAAGCTTCCGGGGCTCCGTCTCAAGGGGCTCCTCAAGCGGGCCTTTGCCGACGTGCTGCCACGCGCGGTCCTGTCCCGCCGGAAGCAGGGCTTCATGATCCCGCTCGGCCGCTGGCTCCGGACCGACCTGCGAGACCTGGTAGACGACTGCCTGGCCCCCGAGCGGGTTCGGGCGCGGGGTCTGTTCGCCTGCGCGGCCGTCGACGACCTCGTGAGGGAGCACCGGGCCGGCGTCCGGGGCCACGCGGATCGCCTGTGGACGCTCGTGGTCGCCGAGCTGTGGATGCGCCAGTATCTGGACATCAACGGCCTGTGGACGCTCTCGTGA
- a CDS encoding glycosyltransferase family 4 protein, which translates to MSAPLRILVVSDTSPISVEGGAERALWEEVSRLSRAGHQIRVVGRSPAEDVPEALTRQGVRIRHFHADRRSMLRFLRSSILDAGRVAASELARADADLLHLYQPLSGYAVLRSTARRRIPSLYTFLSPAPLEYRSRTGMTRHHRGGVAGSVGMALLWLIEGTCLRRATRIRVLSDFSAALLWKLYRIPEDRIVKIPGGVDTERFRPAADRAAVREALGLPAGVPLLLTVRNLEARMGLDSLIRALSILRRQVPDLLLVLGGAGSLRDDLESLVAALDLKDHVRFLGFIPEAELPLYYQAADAFVLPTRELEGFGLVTVEALACGTPVLGTPVGATPEILRPLDPALLFGAATPEAIADGLRRFLDGDGRAAGARPEACRAYATAHYAWGGVVARLETAFRQLVELYAERPRRDETG; encoded by the coding sequence ATGAGCGCGCCGCTCCGAATCCTGGTCGTGTCGGACACCTCCCCGATCTCGGTCGAGGGCGGGGCCGAGCGCGCGTTGTGGGAGGAAGTGTCCCGCCTGTCCCGGGCCGGCCACCAGATCCGCGTCGTCGGTCGGTCGCCGGCCGAGGACGTCCCGGAAGCGCTCACGCGCCAGGGCGTCCGGATCCGGCATTTTCACGCCGATCGCCGTTCGATGCTGCGGTTCCTGCGCAGCTCGATCCTCGACGCCGGCCGCGTCGCGGCGTCTGAGCTGGCCCGAGCCGACGCCGACCTCTTGCACCTCTATCAGCCGCTATCGGGGTACGCCGTGCTCCGATCCACCGCGCGTCGACGGATTCCGAGCCTCTACACCTTCCTGTCGCCGGCTCCCCTCGAGTACCGCTCCCGAACGGGAATGACCCGCCACCACCGGGGCGGCGTCGCCGGGAGCGTGGGCATGGCGCTCCTGTGGCTCATCGAAGGGACCTGTCTCCGGCGGGCGACGCGGATCCGCGTGCTCAGCGACTTCTCGGCCGCGCTGCTCTGGAAGCTCTACCGGATCCCCGAAGACCGCATCGTGAAGATCCCCGGCGGCGTGGACACCGAGCGCTTCCGGCCGGCCGCGGATCGCGCGGCCGTCCGGGAGGCGCTCGGGCTCCCGGCCGGCGTCCCGCTCCTGCTCACCGTCCGGAACCTCGAAGCGCGCATGGGCCTGGACTCCCTGATCCGCGCGCTCTCGATCCTGCGGCGGCAGGTGCCCGATCTCCTGCTGGTCCTCGGCGGTGCCGGCTCCCTCCGCGACGACCTGGAATCGCTCGTGGCCGCCCTCGACCTCAAGGACCACGTCCGGTTCCTGGGGTTCATCCCGGAAGCGGAGCTCCCGCTCTACTACCAGGCGGCCGACGCGTTCGTGTTGCCCACGCGCGAGCTGGAAGGGTTCGGGCTCGTCACGGTCGAGGCGCTGGCCTGCGGGACGCCGGTCCTGGGAACGCCGGTGGGCGCCACGCCCGAGATCCTCCGCCCCCTCGATCCGGCCCTGCTCTTCGGCGCCGCCACGCCCGAGGCCATCGCCGACGGCCTCCGGCGCTTTCTCGACGGCGATGGGCGCGCCGCGGGCGCCCGCCCCGAGGCCTGCCGGGCCTACGCCACCGCGCACTACGCGTGGGGGGGCGTCGTGGCCCGCCTGGAGACGGCGTTTCGCCAGCTCGTCGAGCTGTACGCCGAGCGGCCTCGACGGGATGAGACGGGATGA
- a CDS encoding glycosyltransferase family 4 protein gives MPERATARILHVITRLDRGGSATNTLLTVSGLPPVFRQSLVFGRTREWPALAGELRGKIEMVEIPELVRSPSLWRDGAALVTLYRLIRRGRFDLVHTHSSKAGILGRVAARLAGVPRLVHTPHGHVFGGYAGRATTRVFVWLERWAARFTHRIVGLTDQEARDHLALGIGRPAQFVTIPSGIDLTPFEKPSEDAAAIKASLDLPRSACLIGTVGRLEPVKGHRYLLDAFAGLAPRFPDLHLALVGDGELLPELTGRARRSGFGDRVRFLGWRDDVPWLLGGFDLFVFPSLNEGMGRALVEAMAAGVPVVASRAGGIPEVLDGGEAGLLVEPASGHALAGGIEALLRDATVRDRLGRAGRERARCFTVDAMLGKIEALYRELIPATGGGR, from the coding sequence GTGCCGGAGAGAGCGACAGCACGGATTCTTCACGTCATCACGCGGCTCGACCGCGGAGGGTCGGCCACGAACACGCTTCTGACCGTGTCCGGCCTCCCGCCGGTGTTCCGCCAGAGCCTGGTCTTCGGCCGGACCCGCGAGTGGCCGGCGCTGGCGGGAGAGCTCCGGGGCAAGATCGAGATGGTGGAGATCCCGGAGCTGGTGCGGTCCCCGTCCCTCTGGCGGGACGGGGCGGCGCTGGTCACGCTCTACCGGCTGATCCGGCGCGGGCGCTTCGACCTCGTGCACACGCACAGCTCCAAGGCCGGGATCCTGGGTCGGGTGGCGGCCCGGCTGGCCGGCGTGCCCCGCCTCGTCCACACCCCGCATGGCCACGTCTTCGGCGGGTACGCCGGGCGGGCGACGACGCGCGTGTTCGTCTGGCTGGAGCGGTGGGCCGCCCGCTTCACGCATCGGATCGTCGGGCTCACGGACCAGGAGGCGCGGGACCACCTCGCGCTCGGAATCGGCCGCCCCGCCCAGTTCGTGACCATCCCGAGCGGAATCGATCTGACTCCGTTCGAGAAGCCATCGGAGGACGCCGCCGCGATCAAGGCCTCCCTGGATCTGCCGCGGTCGGCCTGCCTCATCGGCACCGTCGGACGCCTCGAGCCCGTCAAGGGGCATCGCTACCTCCTGGACGCCTTCGCCGGCCTCGCGCCGCGCTTTCCCGACCTCCATCTCGCGCTGGTCGGCGACGGGGAGCTCTTGCCGGAGCTCACCGGCCGCGCCCGGCGGAGCGGGTTCGGCGACCGGGTCCGCTTCCTCGGGTGGCGCGACGACGTCCCGTGGCTGCTCGGCGGCTTCGACCTCTTCGTCTTCCCGTCCCTCAACGAGGGGATGGGCCGCGCGCTGGTCGAGGCGATGGCGGCCGGCGTCCCGGTGGTCGCCTCCCGGGCCGGCGGGATCCCGGAGGTGCTGGATGGGGGCGAGGCCGGGCTCCTGGTCGAGCCGGCCAGCGGGCATGCGCTGGCCGGCGGGATCGAGGCGCTGCTCCGGGACGCGACGGTCCGGGACCGGCTCGGGCGCGCCGGGCGCGAGCGGGCGCGTTGCTTCACTGTGGACGCCATGCTCGGGAAGATCGAGGCGCTCTACCGGGAGCTGATCCCGGCGACGGGCGGCGGGCGGTGA
- a CDS encoding WbqC family protein — MKVAIHQPQYLPWVGYFDKMDQADSFVILDDVQFKKNEWQNRNRIKTASGWQWLTVPVRHRFPQRISEVEIDNSAPWARKHRQALIANYAGAPCFEAHRAFFDDLYDREWRRLQDLSLATVVHLAGALGIHTKLLLASSLALPSPPSETAASDRLIAICRAVGADVYLSGPGGQSYLDLGRFQQAGVQVVFQAFRTPPYPQRFAAFEPDLSVVDLLFNCGAESLDVLRRGREEGAT, encoded by the coding sequence GTGAAGGTGGCCATCCACCAGCCCCAGTACCTCCCCTGGGTCGGCTACTTCGACAAGATGGATCAGGCCGACAGCTTCGTCATCCTCGACGACGTGCAGTTCAAGAAGAACGAGTGGCAGAACCGGAACCGCATCAAGACGGCATCCGGCTGGCAGTGGCTCACGGTGCCCGTCCGGCATCGATTCCCCCAGCGCATCTCGGAGGTCGAGATCGACAACTCGGCGCCGTGGGCGCGGAAGCACCGCCAGGCGTTGATCGCGAACTATGCCGGCGCGCCGTGCTTCGAGGCCCACCGGGCCTTCTTCGACGATCTCTACGATCGGGAGTGGCGGCGGCTTCAGGACCTCTCGCTGGCCACCGTCGTCCATCTGGCGGGGGCCCTGGGGATTCACACGAAGCTGCTGCTGGCGTCCAGCCTGGCCCTGCCGAGCCCGCCGAGCGAGACGGCCGCCTCCGACCGTCTCATCGCCATCTGCCGGGCGGTGGGGGCCGATGTCTATCTGTCCGGCCCGGGCGGCCAGAGCTACCTCGATCTCGGTCGCTTCCAGCAGGCGGGGGTGCAGGTGGTCTTTCAGGCGTTCCGGACCCCGCCCTACCCTCAGCGGTTCGCCGCATTCGAGCCGGACCTCTCGGTCGTGGACCTCCTCTTCAACTGCGGCGCCGAGAGCCTGGACGTGCTCCGGCGGGGCCGGGAGGAGGGCGCCACCTGA
- a CDS encoding polysaccharide deacetylase family protein: protein MGMARALGELPVSFDGRGVLVLCYHSVRTRAHFAAQMAEVAARGYTALSLGQFTDWLRRGKPVSTPAVLLTFDGGYRDQLEHAVPVLGSLALPATFFPVTCYLDDESAGVPAIRRADLVALVGAGHAVGCHTHTHPSLTALPAEAVEREVVASKQRLEDLLGEPVSAFAYPYGDADARVAGIVERAGFEVAFTVDLGGVRPGDDPYRLKRLPVLGQPGRVQLGAYLSGAPFLSGGLLLYWKVRERGLSREGGP, encoded by the coding sequence ATGGGGATGGCCCGGGCTCTGGGCGAGCTGCCGGTGTCCTTCGACGGGCGTGGCGTGCTCGTCCTCTGCTACCACTCCGTGCGAACCCGCGCGCACTTCGCCGCCCAGATGGCCGAGGTGGCGGCGCGGGGCTACACCGCCCTGTCGCTCGGGCAGTTCACGGACTGGCTTCGCCGGGGGAAACCGGTGTCCACGCCGGCCGTCCTGCTGACCTTCGACGGCGGCTACCGCGATCAGCTCGAGCACGCGGTTCCGGTCCTCGGATCGCTCGCGCTCCCGGCCACGTTCTTCCCGGTGACGTGCTACCTGGACGACGAGAGCGCCGGGGTGCCCGCCATCCGCCGAGCCGACCTCGTCGCGCTGGTCGGGGCTGGCCACGCGGTGGGCTGCCACACCCACACCCACCCGAGCCTGACCGCGCTGCCGGCGGAGGCCGTCGAGCGGGAGGTCGTCGCCTCGAAGCAGAGGCTCGAGGACCTCCTCGGCGAGCCGGTGAGCGCCTTCGCCTATCCCTACGGCGACGCGGACGCACGGGTCGCCGGCATCGTCGAGCGGGCCGGCTTCGAGGTGGCGTTCACCGTCGACCTCGGCGGCGTCAGGCCGGGTGACGACCCGTACCGGCTCAAGCGTCTCCCCGTCCTGGGCCAGCCGGGACGGGTCCAGCTCGGAGCCTACTTGTCCGGCGCTCCCTTCCTCTCGGGCGGCCTCCTGCTCTACTGGAAGGTTCGGGAGCGCGGGCTCTCCAGGGAGGGAGGACCGTGA
- a CDS encoding PIG-L deacetylase family protein, with amino-acid sequence MNILAIGAHPDDIEFGCGGTLIKYALKGHDIHLLVLTDGGRGGDAAERRREQEEAARLLGSQQLFWGGYQDTEVPLDRDLIQKVEGVLHRIQPDLILMPFGDDTHQDHRHLSTSAVTASRYTRNVLFYEGPTTANFTPSVFVDINSVMERKLAALRAHASQVAKTGVEHLDILDLAQAAAHFRGIQGRVRNAEGFVPLRLFINVD; translated from the coding sequence GTGAACATCCTGGCCATCGGGGCGCATCCGGATGACATCGAATTCGGGTGCGGCGGCACCCTGATCAAGTACGCCCTCAAGGGCCACGACATCCACCTCCTGGTGCTGACCGACGGCGGGCGCGGCGGCGACGCCGCCGAGCGCCGGCGGGAGCAGGAGGAGGCGGCCAGGCTCCTTGGCAGCCAGCAGCTCTTCTGGGGCGGCTACCAGGACACCGAGGTCCCGCTCGACCGGGACCTCATCCAGAAGGTGGAAGGGGTCCTGCATCGCATCCAGCCGGACCTGATCCTCATGCCGTTCGGCGACGACACGCATCAGGATCACCGGCACCTCTCCACCTCGGCGGTCACCGCCTCGCGCTACACGCGAAACGTGCTCTTCTACGAGGGGCCGACGACCGCCAACTTCACCCCCTCCGTGTTCGTGGACATCAACTCCGTGATGGAGCGGAAGCTCGCCGCCCTGCGCGCCCATGCCTCCCAGGTGGCGAAGACGGGCGTCGAGCACCTGGACATCCTCGATCTGGCGCAGGCCGCGGCCCATTTCCGCGGCATCCAGGGCCGAGTGCGGAACGCGGAGGGCTTCGTGCCCCTGCGGCTCTTCATCAACGTTGACTGA
- a CDS encoding DegT/DnrJ/EryC1/StrS family aminotransferase, translating into MTDRFPGRPIPHSRPTLAGADQEALADVVASGFIAQGPRVAAFEREIASALGVSGGVATSSGTAALHLALLALDVGEGDEVLLPTYACAALLHAVRAARAVPRLVDCDPATFNVDPEAARKACTPRTRALVVVHSFGLPADLDALSALGVPVIEDVAQAFGARDRDRPVGSVGAAAVLSFYATKLLTTGEGGMLVARDARILAAARDLREYDQKAEDRPRFNYKMTDLQAALGLAQLARFPAFLGRRQALAALYRDRLAHLPLEHPPVRPDRGSVYYRYVVKGREPADRYLAGLMALGVEARRPVFRPLHRYVGAEGFPGAEEAWARAVSLPLYPALTDDEACRVVDAARQVFA; encoded by the coding sequence TTGACTGATCGGTTCCCCGGCCGTCCCATCCCCCATTCCCGGCCGACGCTCGCCGGCGCCGACCAGGAGGCGCTGGCCGACGTCGTCGCCTCGGGTTTCATCGCTCAGGGACCGCGGGTGGCCGCGTTCGAGCGCGAGATCGCCTCCGCCCTGGGGGTCTCCGGCGGGGTCGCCACCAGCTCGGGAACGGCGGCGCTTCACCTGGCCCTGCTCGCCCTGGACGTGGGCGAAGGGGACGAGGTTCTCCTGCCCACCTATGCGTGCGCGGCCCTGCTCCACGCCGTTCGCGCGGCCCGCGCCGTGCCGCGCCTCGTCGACTGCGACCCGGCGACCTTCAACGTCGACCCCGAGGCGGCCCGAAAGGCCTGCACCCCGCGGACGCGAGCGCTGGTCGTCGTCCACTCGTTCGGGCTTCCCGCCGACCTCGACGCGCTGAGCGCGCTGGGGGTGCCCGTGATCGAGGACGTCGCCCAGGCCTTCGGCGCGCGGGATCGCGATCGGCCCGTGGGCAGTGTCGGGGCGGCGGCCGTCCTGTCCTTCTACGCGACCAAGCTCCTGACCACAGGAGAGGGCGGCATGCTGGTCGCCCGGGACGCGCGGATCCTGGCCGCGGCCCGGGATCTCCGCGAGTACGATCAGAAGGCGGAGGATCGCCCGCGGTTCAACTACAAGATGACCGACCTCCAGGCCGCGCTGGGCCTCGCGCAGCTCGCCCGGTTTCCGGCCTTCCTCGGGCGCCGGCAGGCCCTGGCCGCGCTCTACCGGGATCGGCTGGCCCACCTTCCGCTCGAGCACCCGCCCGTCCGGCCGGACCGCGGGTCGGTCTACTACCGGTATGTCGTCAAGGGGCGGGAGCCGGCCGACCGCTATCTCGCCGGCCTCATGGCCCTCGGCGTGGAGGCCCGGCGGCCCGTGTTCCGCCCCTTGCATCGCTACGTGGGTGCCGAGGGCTTCCCGGGGGCGGAGGAGGCCTGGGCCCGGGCGGTGTCGCTTCCGCTCTATCCGGCGCTCACCGACGACGAAGCATGCCGCGTCGTGGACGCGGCCCGCCAGGTGTTCGCGTGA
- a CDS encoding MraY family glycosyltransferase, translating into MTILARSKRARAGPGWVLYLSALVATLLLFLFPLHRWFAERGGRWLFILLFSLLLSFLLVRPIRAFARQRGILDVPDRRKLHGEPIPLLGGLAIYTAFIVSLLANSILSPAVAALLLAGSAVMAVSLFDDVWPLPAALKLAVIVLATLVVVYFGISLTLFPTRTVWGQALNVLLTVLWVVGITSAMNFFDGMDGLAAGLAAITAFFLGVIAYQSHQVFLGWVSAALLGSTLGFLPYNFRPGQRATIFLGDAGSNFLGFILASLAVLGEWAENHVVDLAAPLLIFGVFIYDMIYITADRVLTGRVRSFAEWIEYVGRDHLHHRLEAVLGRPEYAVLFIFGMNAVLGVSAAVLLMASPFSTWLLLLQAIVILLMVTILERRGRRTSRDP; encoded by the coding sequence GTGACCATCCTCGCTCGTTCCAAGCGGGCGCGGGCCGGCCCGGGCTGGGTCCTCTACCTCTCCGCCCTCGTCGCCACACTCCTCCTGTTCCTCTTTCCCCTGCATCGGTGGTTCGCGGAGCGAGGGGGGCGCTGGCTCTTCATCCTCCTCTTCTCGCTCCTCCTCTCCTTCCTCCTGGTGAGACCGATCCGGGCCTTCGCCCGGCAGCGCGGGATCCTGGACGTCCCCGACCGCCGGAAGCTCCACGGGGAGCCGATCCCGCTGCTGGGCGGGTTGGCCATCTACACCGCGTTCATCGTCAGCCTGCTGGCGAACTCGATCCTCTCGCCGGCGGTGGCGGCGTTGCTCCTGGCCGGAAGCGCGGTGATGGCCGTCAGCCTCTTCGACGACGTGTGGCCGCTCCCGGCCGCGCTGAAGCTGGCCGTCATCGTGCTGGCCACGCTGGTCGTGGTGTATTTCGGGATCTCGCTGACGCTCTTCCCCACCCGAACCGTCTGGGGCCAGGCGCTGAACGTCCTCCTGACGGTGCTCTGGGTGGTCGGCATCACCAGCGCCATGAACTTCTTCGATGGAATGGATGGGCTGGCGGCCGGCCTGGCCGCCATCACCGCCTTCTTCCTGGGCGTGATCGCCTACCAGAGCCATCAGGTCTTCCTGGGCTGGGTCTCGGCCGCCCTCCTGGGGAGCACGCTCGGCTTCCTGCCCTACAACTTCCGCCCGGGGCAGCGGGCCACGATCTTCCTGGGCGATGCCGGCAGCAACTTCCTCGGGTTCATCCTGGCCTCGCTGGCGGTGCTGGGCGAGTGGGCGGAAAACCACGTCGTGGACCTGGCCGCGCCGCTCCTCATCTTCGGCGTGTTCATCTACGACATGATCTACATCACCGCCGACCGCGTGCTCACGGGCCGCGTGCGGAGCTTCGCGGAGTGGATCGAGTACGTGGGCCGCGATCATCTGCACCACCGTCTGGAAGCGGTGCTGGGCCGGCCGGAGTACGCCGTCCTGTTCATCTTCGGCATGAACGCGGTGCTCGGCGTGAGCGCCGCCGTCCTCCTCATGGCCTCGCCGTTTTCCACCTGGCTGCTCCTCCTCCAGGCCATCGTGATCCTGCTGATGGTGACCATCCTCGAGCGGCGGGGGCGGCGCACTTCGCGTGATCCATAA
- a CDS encoding PqqD family protein, which produces MGTSVRGALDGRYSKDPDFVFRRIADEVLLLPIRRNMGDLESVYALNAVAARVWEWLDGRRTGREIRDLIVGEFDVSPETAEADLEDLLRRLAEIGAVRMSAP; this is translated from the coding sequence ATGGGGACCAGCGTTCGCGGGGCCCTGGACGGCCGCTACTCGAAGGATCCCGACTTCGTCTTCCGCCGGATCGCCGACGAGGTGCTCCTCCTGCCCATCCGCCGGAACATGGGAGACCTGGAGTCCGTCTACGCCCTGAACGCGGTGGCCGCCCGCGTCTGGGAATGGCTCGATGGCCGCCGCACCGGCCGCGAGATCCGCGACCTGATCGTCGGCGAGTTCGACGTCAGCCCGGAGACCGCCGAGGCGGATCTGGAAGACCTCCTTCGGCGGCTCGCCGAGATCGGGGCCGTGAGGATGAGCGCGCCATGA
- a CDS encoding radical SAM protein has translation MTAPALPTISYGELTDRIQRGNARARIPLAGSWELTFRCNLQCGHCWVNLPAADRAARTRELTVEEIRRITDEVVEAGCLWLLLTGGEVFIRPDFFEIYTYMKRAGLMLTVFTNGTTITERVADFLAEWPPRRIEISLYGITPKTYAAVTGVPALERCLRGIRLLLDRKLNLRLKSVVTTENYDEYLAIRRFVQRELGLREFSYDPNLNYRKVEGRAGFAPARHRVPPEKIVELDRTLDQDTGDGLRNFYQNAGPVKSSYVFTCGAGMNSFHIDPYGQLSTCMMVPSHTYDLRQGSFRQGWEEYFPSVVYRKREKSSRCHTCSIASACDNCPGWSVLEHGEFEHPNDYLCELNHRRAEVFEAPALLTITPKEPTYA, from the coding sequence ATGACGGCGCCCGCCCTGCCCACCATCAGCTACGGCGAGCTGACGGACCGGATCCAGCGCGGCAACGCGCGGGCCCGCATCCCGCTGGCCGGGAGCTGGGAGCTGACATTCCGGTGCAACTTGCAGTGCGGGCACTGCTGGGTGAATCTCCCCGCCGCCGACCGGGCCGCCCGGACGCGCGAGCTGACGGTCGAGGAGATCCGCCGGATCACCGACGAGGTCGTGGAGGCAGGATGCCTGTGGCTGCTCCTCACCGGGGGTGAGGTGTTCATCCGCCCCGACTTCTTCGAGATCTACACCTACATGAAGCGTGCCGGGCTGATGCTCACCGTTTTCACCAACGGCACGACCATCACCGAGCGGGTCGCGGACTTTCTCGCCGAGTGGCCGCCCCGGCGCATCGAGATCTCGCTCTACGGGATCACGCCGAAGACCTACGCGGCGGTGACCGGAGTGCCGGCCCTGGAGCGGTGCCTGCGCGGCATCCGCCTCCTGCTGGACCGGAAGCTCAACCTCCGGCTGAAGAGCGTCGTCACCACCGAGAACTACGACGAGTACCTGGCGATCCGCCGATTCGTCCAGCGGGAGCTCGGCCTCCGCGAGTTCAGCTACGACCCCAACCTCAACTACCGGAAGGTCGAAGGCCGCGCCGGCTTCGCCCCCGCCCGGCACCGGGTGCCGCCCGAGAAGATCGTCGAGCTGGACCGGACCCTCGATCAGGACACCGGGGACGGGCTGCGGAATTTCTATCAGAACGCGGGACCCGTCAAGAGCTCCTACGTCTTCACGTGTGGAGCGGGGATGAACAGCTTCCACATCGATCCCTACGGCCAGCTCTCCACCTGCATGATGGTCCCGAGCCACACCTACGACCTGCGGCAGGGCTCGTTCCGGCAGGGCTGGGAGGAATACTTCCCGTCTGTTGTGTACCGCAAGCGGGAGAAATCGTCGCGGTGCCACACGTGCTCGATCGCCAGTGCCTGCGACAACTGCCCGGGCTGGTCGGTCCTGGAGCACGGCGAGTTCGAGCACCCCAACGACTACCTGTGCGAGCTCAACCACCGCCGGGCGGAGGTCTTCGAGGCCCCCGCGCTGCTCACGATCACGCCGAAGGAGCCCACCTATGCCTGA